The following are encoded in a window of Callithrix jacchus isolate 240 chromosome 9, calJac240_pri, whole genome shotgun sequence genomic DNA:
- the LOC144577844 gene encoding uncharacterized protein LOC144577844 isoform X4, which produces MIPALLPLRLRPRAWVTGHEKGVGRRLGLGRQDAAPRLPASTSYGKQEETNNTLRSQSRPRLFPSLASGVVCESVCVYARTLSAHRSVSVPIHHRGAESSPLPSPSPACPGRRPEVPRPTRHTPGGLRKSEAARPGARGGARRPAAGLRAGLGVSRRGRGTVTSRAPGQCCGCGGGGGGSGGGGGGAGAAAAAAAAAPRRIRCKIFLQDWTAGTFL; this is translated from the coding sequence ATGATCCCAGCACTGCTCCCGCTGCGCTTGCGGCCACGGGCGTGGGTAACGGGCCACGAGAAGGGGGTGGGGCGCCGCTTAGGTTTGGGAAGACAAGACGCTGCTCCTCGGCTTCCAGCGTCCACTTCCTACGGCAAGCAGGAGGAGACAAACAACACCCTGCGCTCGCAGAGCCGGCCCCGGCTCTTCCCTTCCTTGGCCTCAGGGGtcgtgtgtgagagtgtgtgtgtgtacgcaagGACGCTAAGCGCCCATCGTTCTGTTTCGGTACCGATCCACCACCGTGGCGCCGAATCTTCCCCGCTTCCCAGCCCCTCACCGGCGTGCCCCGGAAGGCGCCCGGAGGTCCCCAGGCCGACGCGTCACACTCCCGGGGGGCTGAGAAAAAGCGAGGCAGCGAGGCCAGGAGCCCGGGGAGGCGCGCGGCGTCCCGCGGCGGGGCTGAGGGCGGGACTAGGTGTCTCGCGCAGGGGGCGGGGCACAGTGACGTCGCGGGCGCCCGGGCAGTGCTGTGGCTGTGGCGGCGgcggtggtggtagtggtggcggcggcggcggcgccggggcggcagcggcagcagcagcggcagcccCGAGGAGG
- the LOC144577844 gene encoding uncharacterized protein LOC144577844 isoform X1 — translation MIPALLPLRLRPRAWVTGHEKGVGRRLGLGRQDAAPRLPASTSYGKQEETNNTLRSQSRPRLFPSLASGVVCESVCVYARTLSAHRSVSVPIHHRGAESSPLPSPSPACPGRRPEVPRPTRHTPGGLRKSEAARPGARGGARRPAAGLRAGLGVSRRGRGTVTSRAPGQCCGCGGGGGGSGGGGGGAGAAAAAAAAAPRRVRRPQRRQCGSRAGPRASTLSLALRLSPFLPGFLLTARAGLGWAGQGSAPPGRGGAVDTV, via the coding sequence ATGATCCCAGCACTGCTCCCGCTGCGCTTGCGGCCACGGGCGTGGGTAACGGGCCACGAGAAGGGGGTGGGGCGCCGCTTAGGTTTGGGAAGACAAGACGCTGCTCCTCGGCTTCCAGCGTCCACTTCCTACGGCAAGCAGGAGGAGACAAACAACACCCTGCGCTCGCAGAGCCGGCCCCGGCTCTTCCCTTCCTTGGCCTCAGGGGtcgtgtgtgagagtgtgtgtgtgtacgcaagGACGCTAAGCGCCCATCGTTCTGTTTCGGTACCGATCCACCACCGTGGCGCCGAATCTTCCCCGCTTCCCAGCCCCTCACCGGCGTGCCCCGGAAGGCGCCCGGAGGTCCCCAGGCCGACGCGTCACACTCCCGGGGGGCTGAGAAAAAGCGAGGCAGCGAGGCCAGGAGCCCGGGGAGGCGCGCGGCGTCCCGCGGCGGGGCTGAGGGCGGGACTAGGTGTCTCGCGCAGGGGGCGGGGCACAGTGACGTCGCGGGCGCCCGGGCAGTGCTGTGGCTGTGGCGGCGgcggtggtggtagtggtggcggcggcggcggcgccggggcggcagcggcagcagcagcggcagcccCGAGGAGGGTGAGACGGCCGCAGCGGCGGCAGTGCGGAAGTCGCGCGGGACCCAGAGCTTCCACCCTGTCGCTAGCGCTGAGGCTTTCGCCTTTCCTACCCGGCTTCTTGCTCACGGCccgagctgggctgggctgggcagggcagggcagcgcGCCCCCAGGGAGGGGCGGAGCTGTAG